CGATATGAAATATTCTCTTGCTCAATCGTGATATTCTTAAGACTTAACTTATAGCCATTATCGTAGGCACCAGTGTGGTATTTAGTACCACCATCTGCTGCAATGAAGGTCTCGATCCTAGAAAAATCTGCAAAGTAAGGTCCGTATACTTCTGCTAAATATTTATCTAACTCTTGGTTCTCTGCTTTATTATTCACAACAGTCCTATATTTAGGATTCCATAATAGATCCACTAACTTCTCATTCGGACCAGTAAACTCTTGCTCAAGAACTTTTTTAATTGCTGTCTTTTGCACCCAGTTATCTTCATTATTACTTTGTTCTTCTGTTTTGGTTCCATTTCTTTGTTCTAATTGTGATGGTTTATCAGAGGAATTTATGTTCTTTTTTGTTATATCTGTAATAAATATTATGCAGCCTATGAATAATGTCACCGTTAAGAGCTTAGGAAACCACTCTAATCTGTTTTTCTTACGCGGATGCTTTATGGTACCTCTTATTTTCACCTTATGTTCTTCCGAAAAATGGTTTCCCTTATATACAGTATCATCCATTGCTCTTTTAAGGTTACTCAATTGTTCTTCCATAAAGTTCACTTCCACCTAATATTTTTTTTACCAATATCCGACCCCTCTTTAATCTTGTTTTTACTGTATTTTCATTAATGGCTAAAAGTTCAGCAATTTCGGTAATAGTCATCTCTTCATAATAGAAAAAGATAATTACTTCTCGATATTTTACTGGCAAGGAGAGGACTGTTTGAGAAAGCTTTTCTTTTTCGTTTTTCAACACCAACCTCATTTCTGGAGACAAATCCTTATTAATAAAGTGTTTGAGTAAGTTATTGTTAAAATAGTATCTTTTTAAAAATGAGCTTTTTAGCATATCTTTACAGCGATTAATTGTGATACGATAAATCCAAGGTTTGAAATAGTGTACTTCAGATGCTTTATAATATTGGTTATAACAAGTAACAAAAACTTCTTGGACAACATCTTGTGCCAAGCCCCAATCCTTTAAGTAACTAAACGCTAATCTATTTAATCGTTCTCCATACTCACTCATTATTATTTCCAACCATTCATCTTGATTATTTTTGGTAAAATGATTATTTTCCGTATTTTCTTTTGCCATTTACTCACCACCTTAATTTTCTATAGCTACAACGAGATACAGTTTTTAAAAGTTTCACTTTATTAAAAGATTAAGTTAATTTATTTCATTTTTAATTTTTTGGCTCTCTTAGTCCAATAAGAAAGCGATACTCTTATAGGAGTATCGCACCCTTTAGTTTAAGTACATTTTTTCACAATCTTTACTTTCATTATATAAAAGAGTCTACATGCAATATAGAGATTTTTCGTACTCGGCACCACTATTTTCTTATTTACTTAATACCAGTAGCAGCCTATTAAACTCCTTAATAGGGGTATCTCCCTTGTTTTTCCAGTCAATCCATATTTTCAAGCTGTAATGTAAAAGGATGAAGTTAAAAAACCCCATCCCATAACCAAAAGTTAAAAACTTTCATCAAATTCTCTACGTCAACGGCTCGTACGTCTACGGCTCGTACGTCTACGGCTGGTACGTCTACGGCTCGTACGTCTCTCTTCTTCAACATCAACATTAACATCAGTATTTTGATCTTGGTCGTTTTCTTGCTCTTGATCAGATCTTACACGAGCATTACTTCTGCTATTTATTGTAATATCAACTCTTGAATTTCCGGAATTTGATACTGTTGAGCGAGCTTCATTAGTATTTTTATCAACGTTCCGTACTTCTGCCTCAGCCTCTGATTCATTTCTATTTCTTACTTCATTATCGATATCCGTATCGACATCAATATTTGTATTATTATTCCGCCTTCTTGTCATTCAAAATTCCTCCTTATTTTGCACTTTCAAAATAGGATATTCTTTATCAATAAATAAGCTTGGTCACATGTCCTAGCACAACTACCCGTTTTTAGTAAAACGAAATACTTTCGAACCCGTATACCGATTTATTTTTGTGTTGAGTTGAAAAAGATGTTTATAAGCCCAATGCTACTCAAAAAAAACGATTATGTTTCAGGATTAAAAAACAAAAAAGCCCCTTCTCTTAGTTGAGAGGGGGTCACTTATTTAGAATCTTATTCAACTATAGCACCCTTTAGTTCAATAAAAAGCCTTGAATGGCTACGAATAATGAAAATAGGAAAACAACAACCATTAGCCAACCATACATTTTTCGCTCTTTTCGAAATTCCTCTAACCCCATAATTAACATTGTAAGACCTAAGAGAAATATCATAATATAGTTAAACTCAAAATTTTTCGTAATTAGTCCATAAGAAGCAAATAAAAAAGTTACTATTGATAAAACATAACGTAGAACTTTTAACAAAAAGCCCCCCCTTTTCTTCACTATCCAGTTAGTAAAAAAACGACTACCCTTTTGGGACAATTGCTCCCTTTATTTACTACTCCCCAATAAAATATTACCATATAAATCCATCCCCTTGTTAAACTATCCTGCCAGTTAGTTAAACAAGAAGTAAACACCAAAAATAACCAACATTAAAATTAACCCTAAAGTTAATACCACTATTAACTTTAGGGTTAATAAAATAAAAAGGTAAATGATTGTTGAAATATGCCTGTTCTCAACAGATGTGGCCTATGATAAACTTAGGTTATCAAAATTTTCCAAATGAGCAACAAAGCGATAATCCGCTAAAGGATAGCATTGAGGATGATAACATAGGGAAAGGGGGAATGAATTATATATGAATAAGTTTGGAGTTTTATCAATTCTAATGGTGTTGATTAGCGTACTTACATTTTTTATTCTCAGAGGACCAAACGCAGATTTGCCGTTAATAATTATAATTTTAGGTTCTCTTTCACTACTCGGAATAATTTTTGCTGTAATTTCTAAGAGGTGGTTATCGGGGGTAATTGGCGTTTTATTTAATGGTGCAGTGTTAGTTTCTGTATATTTCTTATTTTTAGCTTACGGAATAGCTGAATAAATTTCACCTTGCTCAACAATCAGTGGCTTTAATGGAATAAGGGAACTCCAAGACAATATGGAGTTCCCTTTCATTATTTCAAAAATCAACATTATCCTTTAACATAGTTTATAAAAAAGTACAAAAAGTGATTTTTGATATCATTTAGGTGTAGCAAAATGAACTAAAACGATTCTCGTTTATAGAAGTAACGCTACTCGTTAGTTGAACAAGAGTCGTTTAAGTTAATCTTCACGTATCCATTGAAATTTTTGATCTATTAAATCAAAGAAAAGATGTTTTTTTGTTAAGTATTCACATTCTTCAGGTGTAATCAGAACATAATGTCCTTCACCCATTTTTTTAGTTGGGTATTTATAAAATTTTAGTTCCAAACTAAGTAAATGGTCAATTTCTGATAACCATTCTTCTTTAAACCAATTTCCAAATTTTAATTTCCAACCCGTAAGGTGCATTCTTGCGTCATCTACACTTATCTGATAAGAACTTCCTTGTTCAACGTAAAAATTGCTTTGTGAGGAAAAATCAAGAATTTGCTTGAATAATGCTTCTTCAAAGGATGCAGCATAATAGGTTTACTAAAATTAGCAATATCAAAGAAGCCTTGTTTTTCCATTTCAATATAGATTTGTGGAAAGGAAAAATTGAGTGGCAGATTCATATTGACCATCCTTAATTAATAATATCTAACATATATTCAACATCCGTAACTCTTTTCCTTCTTCAGCTAAACTGCCATTTAGTTCAATAAGAAAAGGCTGCATTTTTAGCAGCCAGATATTTTAGAAAAGCACCCGTTTAAGTTCAATATTTCACAATCTATCTTTTGGTATAAGAAAAGGATCTTTGCTGATTTCCCACCAATGATTGACACATCATTCGTTTATTGTTTTTCAAACATTTTATTTTTTAAAAAATCCATAAAAACAGATTTAGGTTGACCTTTTAAATAAATAAAGTCAATACTAATATTCGTTTTCACAGGAGGAGTCATTTCTACTCTGAATAACTCTTTATTTTCTATTTCTTTTCGTACACAATGCTCAGGTAAAAAGCTAATGCCCAAACCTTGTAATACTAAATTTTTAGCCGTTTCCATATGATCAACTTCTACATATATATTCGGATTTACACCATTACTTTGAAATAGACGATGAATAATAAGCCAATCGATAGATCCATAATCAAAAAAGATTAGAGGCTGTTTACTTACATCCTCTACTGTTATTTTTTCTTCATTTAAAAAAGAATGATTTGAAGGTACAACAAGGCTAATAGGGTCATTATAAAGACGAATTGATTCTACTTGTGGGTGGGTTTCTGTCCGTATAATACCAAAGTCAACCTCTTTGTTAATAACCTTGTGTAAAATATCTTTAGAATGTCCTGTTATAATTTTGATTCTAACATCTTTATACTTAGATTTAAAAGCTGGCAAAATATCAGGTAGAATGCTGTTGGAAATTGACAAAGCACTCCCAAGCACTAGCTCAAAAGGTCCAGTTACTTGTTGTAATCCGTACTTTGCTTCATGGTAAGATTGAAGTATTTTTTGTGCGTGTGGAAAGAAATATTCTCCCTTTTCTGTTAAAGAAATCTTGTTTCCATTTCGATGAAAAAGCTTTAAATTAATTTCACGTTCAAGGGATTGAATACGTGCTGTTACAGAAGGTTGAGTTAAATAAAGAGCCTCTCCTGCTTTATTGAAACTACCTAGTTGACAAACATAAATGAAGGCTTCAATATTTTCAATATTCATACTTACTGCTCCTTATTTTAGTTCACCAATGCGTTTAACTAATTATACCATTACTTTAGTGGATTCTGTCTCAGTAGCTAATTTAATTGCCGATTTGGCTAAAATTTCTGTTGGGTCAATGATACAAATATCTTGGGATGATTTAAGTACAAGAGGAATCTCTGTACAACCTGCTATTATAGCTTCTGCCCCTCTTTCGATTAATTTATCAGCTACTCTTGAAAGGTATAAACGCCCTTTCTCTATATCACTCCCTTTAATTGCATATATTCCTTCCATCACTACTTTTTGCATTTGCATATCAGGCTCAATGACATTAATATCGTAGGATTGACAAATATTTTGATACAGTTTTGTATTTATTGTTCCATCAGTAGCTAATAAACCTACGCTCCTCATATCATTTACGTGTAAAAAGCGAGCTGTTTCTAAAGGCATATGTAGAATCGGGATACTAACAGATTCTATTATTGATTTAAAGTAAAAGTGAGCAGTATTGCAAGCAATTACTAGAAAATCCGCACCAGCTTTTTCTAGCCTTTGTGCTGATTGTATAATATAAGGAGCAGGATCTGTACCTATTCCCAAAATAGCCGTTGTTCGATCAGGTATTTGTGAATAATTATCCACGATAATATGGATATGATCCTGATCCTTCTTTGCAGGTGTAAAAGAAATAATTTTATTCATTAAATCGACAGTTGCTAATGGTCCCATTCCACCAATAATCCCAACTATTTTTTTCATTTTTCCACCGCTTTCTTCATTATAAAAGTTTTAATAAACTGATTTTTACTTTATTATAATTTTTATAATAGGTGCGGAGTTATAGAAATAATCTATACACGAATAGAAACAATAAATTGAGAACCTTGCTAATGATAAAGCTTCGTTTGAACCAAGTTTATTTACCAACTTTTCACTGAAACATTTCCCATCAAATTCTCGAAAGACTTCTTACAGACCATTAATAGTTATTCTCAGGTATGTAGCAACCCTCTTCAAGTCCATCCAAACTGTTCCCTTCCGCAAATTTTTCTATACCTTTGTGAAGTTTTGTACTTGAACTAACTGCTTCGTTAGTTGATCAAGAAAAAAAGCGGCCAAAACAGCAGCTTAATCTTAAACTCTAGCACCCGTTAGCCATCCATGCTGCGCAAAATCAGCGCTGCACCACAGAGAATGAAAATAGATAGGAAGTGTCAATACTGATACTGACTTTGATCCAGTCGACCCTAATCTATAGACTTATTAATTTACGCTCTCCTCTTTTTTTTACGTTTGAGCAGGGTCTTATTTAGTATTGTCATTTTTCTACTGTTGAAGCAACTTATTTTCATGGTAGTTTAAGTACAAAGCTTCACAATGTTTTTTAAAGCTCCGTACACCTACTTTAATCTTTTTTCTCTACCCTAATTAGAAAGTTTTGAAGATCCTTGGAACAACCACTTATTAAATACTCGATTTCGCCTTGAGTATTTTCTTTCCCAATTACCTCTTTGCAAACATCAGTCTCTTTTCCTTTATCTTTTCCAGCATATTCATCATTTGAATTGTCAAATATGTAATGAATGACTTCCCCATCAAATCGTAAATCTTGGAATATAGGGTCTCCTTCGTCAGTATAGCCTGTAACTCGTATAGTGTCTTCTTTCTTGTTAGATAAGTTAATTAAGAACTGTTCAAACCTTTCTAAATTAACAACTTCATTTTTGTAAACAATATCGCCTCTTTTAATCGCTTCCTCTGACCCATAAGCCTCACTCTTTGAACAACCAATAATACCAATAGCAACCAAAGATATAATTACAATAAATATAAATTTTTTCACTTGTTTCCTCCCCAGATTCAATTATCTATTTAAATATATTTCTTCCTTCTTCCCGTATATACCTTCTTTCACTCCCTGCCCGTTAGCCATCCATACAGCAAAGCTGCACCACAGAGAATGAAAATGGATAGGAAGTGTCAATACTGATACAGACCTTAATCCAGTCGACCCTAATCCATAGACTTATTAATTAATGCTCTCCTCTTTTTTTTAACGATTGAGTAGGGTCTTCTTAAGTATTGTCATTTTTCTATTTTTAACGAAACTTATTTTCATGGTAGTGGAAGAAGAAAAAGGGCTGCCACAGCAACCCAAGTGTTAAACTAAGCACCCGTTTGTTTAAGTACATTTCTACACAATTCATTGGTCGGACCCCTATCAGTACTAAATTTTTTCGAATAATCTCCTTCATAAGCACAAACAGCTAGTCTTGTTTGTGCGTAGAATATAGTAACTTAAAATTTACGGTTTGGGTTGCGACCGAAATAAGTGTGAAAATAGGTCACAATCATGCTATTTAGGTATTATTGTAAAAGTATTTGGGAATTTTTCTGGACATGTTTTTTGGTAATAAACAAACTCAAGAGAACCAATAGTCGAAGAAATGATTAAAAAAAGTACGGTTTTTGGGAATATCCAGGGCTGTTTTTTTATTGTTTAAAAATAAATCCAAGCTATGACCTAAAATTACATGATCTCGGTTGAACTCCCATACAGGGAGAAATCTAAATGATAGGAGATGGTTCATATTCCATCCAGGAAATTTCGTGGTAGAAACACAACAAATATAAAAAAGAAAAGATCCACTATAGATAATTCGAAGAATCAAAAAGACCTTACTAACAACAAACCAGAAGGAAAAATGAAACGTGAAAAGATAATGACAGAAATAGGGGTAACTGTGGTTCAACTATCCGAGCCTAAACAACAGTTTAACAAAAAACAACCCGAAGATTCTTTGGATATAACGTGTAACAGACGGGTAAATGCATGCTGTACCATTATAATTCCTGAAGGGTTTAGAGTTATTGAGGATTTTGCTTTTGCAGAACTGGCTTTTAATCCAGAAGGAGTAAAGTGTATTATAGAACCTGTCCTTATCCCTGCCACTTCGAATGATCCCGTTTGTGGAAAAACATTCTCGGGTTCAATTTCGGTCAACCAGGTTAGACTGGTAGGCTCTATCCCTTTTCTTGCAGATGTTTTTCCCGTACAAGGGAGTGGAAGACTCCAAAATTTAGCCTCAGCCTGTTGCACTGGTTCTATCAGCGTAGACCAATTCATTTGTGTGACGACCTTTACAGATCCATGCCCTAACATTGTACAAACTCTTGGTGCTGCAACGATTCGAGAAATTGTACAGGGACCT
The DNA window shown above is from Neobacillus sp. WH10 and carries:
- a CDS encoding sigma-70 family RNA polymerase sigma factor, which translates into the protein MAKENTENNHFTKNNQDEWLEIIMSEYGERLNRLAFSYLKDWGLAQDVVQEVFVTCYNQYYKASEVHYFKPWIYRITINRCKDMLKSSFLKRYYFNNNLLKHFINKDLSPEMRLVLKNEKEKLSQTVLSLPVKYREVIIFFYYEEMTITEIAELLAINENTVKTRLKRGRILVKKILGGSELYGRTIE
- a CDS encoding LysR family transcriptional regulator gives rise to the protein MNIENIEAFIYVCQLGSFNKAGEALYLTQPSVTARIQSLEREINLKLFHRNGNKISLTEKGEYFFPHAQKILQSYHEAKYGLQQVTGPFELVLGSALSISNSILPDILPAFKSKYKDVRIKIITGHSKDILHKVINKEVDFGIIRTETHPQVESIRLYNDPISLVVPSNHSFLNEEKITVEDVSKQPLIFFDYGSIDWLIIHRLFQSNGVNPNIYVEVDHMETAKNLVLQGLGISFLPEHCVRKEIENKELFRVEMTPPVKTNISIDFIYLKGQPKSVFMDFLKNKMFEKQ
- a CDS encoding amino acid racemase: MKKIVGIIGGMGPLATVDLMNKIISFTPAKKDQDHIHIIVDNYSQIPDRTTAILGIGTDPAPYIIQSAQRLEKAGADFLVIACNTAHFYFKSIIESVSIPILHMPLETARFLHVNDMRSVGLLATDGTINTKLYQNICQSYDINVIEPDMQMQKVVMEGIYAIKGSDIEKGRLYLSRVADKLIERGAEAIIAGCTEIPLVLKSSQDICIIDPTEILAKSAIKLATETESTKVMV
- a CDS encoding DUF3953 domain-containing protein, with product MLKVLRYVLSIVTFLFASYGLITKNFEFNYIMIFLLGLTMLIMGLEEFRKERKMYGWLMVVVFLFSLFVAIQGFLLN
- a CDS encoding DUF4362 domain-containing protein, with protein sequence MKKFIFIVIISLVAIGIIGCSKSEAYGSEEAIKRGDIVYKNEVVNLERFEQFLINLSNKKEDTIRVTGYTDEGDPIFQDLRFDGEVIHYIFDNSNDEYAGKDKGKETDVCKEVIGKENTQGEIEYLISGCSKDLQNFLIRVEKKD